In Flavobacterium sp. N1736, the following are encoded in one genomic region:
- a CDS encoding class I SAM-dependent methyltransferase, whose product MKKLFKLVLNTIPRPLLIRLSYVARPILALSLKGDKFTDPIDGKSFRSFLPYGYGKQRNNVLSPSTLSLERHRLLWLYLNDQTDFFTAPKKVLHFAPEQAFYKLFRKQKNLDYTTTDLFSPLADVKADICNLPFKDNEYDVILCNHVLEHIPDDTKAMQELFRVLKPGGMAVLQIPQDLSREKTFADDTITDQKERAKIFGQYDHVRIYGRDYFDKLRSIGFIVIEEDYTNKIAPELVEKYCLAKGEIIPLCFKQEN is encoded by the coding sequence GTGAAAAAACTTTTCAAATTAGTACTTAACACAATCCCTCGCCCATTATTAATTCGTTTGAGTTATGTGGCGCGTCCGATTTTGGCTTTATCATTAAAAGGAGACAAATTTACTGATCCGATTGACGGAAAAAGCTTTAGATCATTTTTACCTTACGGATACGGAAAACAACGTAATAATGTGCTTTCGCCAAGTACACTTTCGTTAGAAAGACACCGTTTGCTTTGGTTGTATTTAAACGATCAGACAGATTTTTTTACAGCTCCGAAAAAGGTGCTGCATTTTGCTCCGGAACAAGCATTTTACAAATTATTTCGCAAGCAAAAAAACCTTGATTATACTACAACAGATTTATTTTCGCCTTTGGCAGATGTAAAAGCAGACATTTGTAATTTGCCTTTCAAAGACAATGAATATGATGTTATTTTGTGTAATCATGTTTTAGAACATATTCCGGATGATACAAAAGCAATGCAGGAATTATTTCGTGTACTAAAACCAGGCGGAATGGCAGTTTTACAAATTCCACAAGACTTATCGAGAGAAAAAACTTTTGCTGACGATACCATTACAGATCAAAAAGAACGCGCTAAAATCTTTGGTCAATACGATCACGTACGTATTTATGGACGCGATTATTTTGACAAATTAAGAAGCATTGGTTTTATCGTAATCGAAGAAGATTATACGAATAAAATTGCGCCTGAATTGGTAGAAAAATATTGTTTGGCAAAAGGCGAAATTATTCCACTTTGTTTCAAACAAGAAAACTAA
- the map gene encoding type I methionyl aminopeptidase, whose amino-acid sequence MIIQKTREEIELMRESALIVSKTLGMIASEIKEGVTTLYLDKLAEEFIRDHGAVPSFLGLYDFPNSLCMSPNAQVVHGIPNNTPLKNGDVISVDCGAFKNGYHGDHAYSFEIGEVAPEVKKLLKVTKESLYVGIREFKAGNRVEDVGNAIQKYTEAHGYGVVRELVGHGVGQKMHEEPEMPNYGKRGRGKLFVEGMVVAIEPMINMGTRNIKQLKDGWTILTADGKPSAHFEHDVALIDGKPELLSTFQYIYKALGIESNEEDEFRKVPLVL is encoded by the coding sequence ATGATTATCCAAAAAACAAGAGAGGAAATTGAATTAATGCGCGAAAGTGCTTTGATCGTATCTAAAACATTAGGAATGATTGCTTCTGAAATTAAAGAAGGAGTTACTACATTATATCTTGACAAATTAGCCGAAGAATTTATTCGCGATCATGGCGCAGTTCCTAGTTTTCTGGGATTGTACGATTTTCCGAATTCACTTTGTATGAGTCCAAATGCACAAGTTGTACACGGGATCCCAAATAATACACCTTTGAAAAACGGAGATGTAATTTCTGTGGATTGTGGTGCTTTTAAAAACGGATATCACGGTGATCACGCTTATAGTTTTGAAATTGGAGAAGTTGCGCCGGAAGTTAAAAAACTTTTGAAAGTAACGAAAGAATCTCTTTATGTTGGAATTAGAGAATTTAAAGCCGGAAATCGTGTTGAAGATGTTGGAAACGCGATTCAAAAATATACCGAAGCTCATGGATACGGAGTTGTTCGTGAACTGGTTGGTCACGGTGTAGGACAAAAAATGCACGAAGAACCAGAAATGCCAAACTACGGAAAACGTGGTCGTGGAAAGCTTTTTGTTGAAGGAATGGTCGTTGCAATTGAGCCAATGATTAATATGGGAACCAGAAACATCAAACAACTTAAAGACGGCTGGACAATCCTTACCGCTGACGGAAAACCAAGTGCACATTTTGAACACGACGTTGCCTTAATTGATGGAAAACCAGAATTATTATCGACTTTTCAATATATCTATAAAGCGTTAGGAATTGAAAGCAATGAAGAAGATGAATTTCGAAAAGTGCCGTTAGTATTATAA
- a CDS encoding GxxExxY protein, giving the protein MEVHKILGKGHSEKVYGDALEYEFQRNEIPYNRELKYNIAY; this is encoded by the coding sequence ATGGAAGTCCATAAAATTTTAGGAAAAGGACATAGTGAAAAAGTGTATGGTGATGCTTTGGAATATGAGTTTCAAAGAAATGAAATTCCTTATAATCGAGAATTAAAATATAATATTGCTTATTAA
- a CDS encoding GxxExxY protein, protein MLIKDIILSSYYFADFVIFNEIILELKAIAALSTSEIKQTLNYLAASKNKLGLLVNFGEDSLKYKRIIL, encoded by the coding sequence TTGCTTATTAAGGACATTATATTATCGAGTTATTATTTTGCTGATTTTGTAATTTTCAATGAAATCATTTTAGAATTAAAAGCAATTGCAGCTCTTTCTACTAGCGAAATTAAACAAACATTAAATTATCTGGCTGCATCAAAAAACAAACTAGGTTTACTAGTTAATTTTGGAGAGGACAGCCTAAAATATAAAAGAATAATACTTTAA